One window from the genome of Oncorhynchus kisutch isolate 150728-3 linkage group LG21, Okis_V2, whole genome shotgun sequence encodes:
- the LOC109866683 gene encoding uncharacterized protein C14orf132-like, translating into MDLSFMAAQSVMAGAFMDSPNDDDSTDHSLFNSSASVHAASMAAHDQPEREPMSRDAIWLWIAITATIGNIVVVGVVYAFTF; encoded by the coding sequence TCGGTCATGGCGGGGGCCTTCATGGACTCGCCCAATGATGACGACAGCACGGACCACTCACTTTTCAACTCCTCGGCCAGCGTCCACGCCGCCTCTATGGCGGCCCATGACCAGCCGGAGCGGGAGCCCATGTCCCGCGACGCCATCTGGCTTTGGATTGCAATCACCGCCACCATAGGGAACATTGTGGTCGTGGGAGTGGTGTATGCTTTCACTTTCTGA